In Musa acuminata AAA Group cultivar baxijiao chromosome BXJ2-8, Cavendish_Baxijiao_AAA, whole genome shotgun sequence, one genomic interval encodes:
- the LOC103994705 gene encoding fatty-acid-binding protein 3, chloroplastic: MAGVIAFSARPPSCTSHCRPKLHSVLQWRGLHCGSSKFPSTAPAPFLLTHPLGRTRPDSTPRASVGSADYVVEPGTSVRFSKELQVPGCSSSLVLLGTGYREKVFAIIGVKVYSAGFYADLSIRNIFDSWKGKSSTELLEDSSLFSSIFHAPLEKSLNIMLVRDVDGKTFWTALDDVISPRIKKPTADDESTLSTFRNTFQGRDLKRGTMIFLTWVEPSKMLISISSSGFPSNVDAEIKSMNVNLALYDGFFGDNPVSPTLKASVADGLRMLHG, from the exons ATGGCTGGCGTCATCGCTTTCTCTGCCCGTCCTCCGTCATGCACTTCCCACTGCCGACCGAAGCTTCACTCCGTCCTCCAATGGCGCGGGTTGCACTGTGGCTCATCCAAATTCCCATCGACCGCTCCGGCGCCGTTCCTCCTCACTCACCCCCTTGGGAGAACCCGCCCCGATTCCACTCCCAGAGCCTCAG TCGGGAGCGCCGATTATGTCGTGGAGCCCGGGACGAGTGTTAGGTTCTCCAAGGAGTTGCAGGTTCCAGGCTGCTCCAGCTCTTTGGTTCTACTTGGCACAG GCTATAGGGAGAAGGTCTTTGCCATTATTGGTGTCAAGGTCTATTCTGCTGGTTTCTATGCCGATTTGTCTATCAGGAATATATTTGACAGCTGGAAAGGGAAATCATCTACTGAACTTTTAGAGGATTCCTCATTGTTCAGTTCCATCTTCCATG CACCTTTGGAGAAATCACTAAATATTATGCTAGTAAGAGACGTTGATGGTAAAACTTTTTGGACTGCCTTGGATGATGTTATTTCTCCGAGAATCAAGAAGCCAACGGCCGATGACGAATCCACACTATCAACTTTCCGAAACACCTTTCAAGGGCGTGATCTTAAAAGAGGGACTATGATATTTTTGACCTGGGTGGAGCCATCGAAAATGCTG ATTTCCATCTCGTCTAGTGGGTTTCCTTCAAATGTTGATGCCGAAATCAAGTCCATGAATGTCAACTTGGCACTTTATGATGGGTTCTTTGGAGATAATCCTGTTTCCCCTACTTTAAAGGCCTCGGTTGCTGATGGGTTGAGAATGTTGCATGGTTAG
- the LOC135619510 gene encoding uncharacterized protein LOC135619510: protein MGVDYYRVLGVDKSAKDDDLKKAYRKLAMKWHPDKNPNNKKEAEAKFKQISEAYEVLSDSQKRVIYDQYGEEGLKGQVPPPGAGGFGSGGDGPTSFRFNPRSADDIFAEFFGFSSPFGGMGGMSGMSGMGGMGTRGGSRFPGGMGGMGGMFGDDIFGSAFGAGEGASMNYQQPRKAAPIENRLPCSLEDLYKGTTKKMKISREIVDASGKIMTVEEILTIDIKPGWKKGTKITFPEKGNESPNVIPADIVFIIDEKPHDVFTREGNDLIVTQKISLVEALTGYTVHLTTLDGRSLTIPINSVIHPGYEEVVSREGMPIPKDPSRKGNLRIKFDIRFPSRLTSEQKVGIKRLLAP from the exons ATGGGGGTGGACTACTACAGGGTCCTGGGCGTGGACAAGAGCGCCAAGGACGACGACCTCAAGAAGGCCTACCGCAAGCTCGCCATGAAATGGCACCCCGACAAGAACCCCAACAACAAGAAGGAAGCGGAGGCCAAGTTCAAGCAGATCTCCGAGGCCTATGAG GTCCTGAGCGATTCCCAGAAGCGCGTCATCTATGACCAGTACGGCGAGGAGGGGCTTAAGGGGCAGGTCCCGCCGCCGGGCGCCGGTGGATTTGGCAGCGGCGGCGACGGGCCAACGTCGTTCAGGTTCAACCCCAGGAGCGCCGATGACATATTCGCGGAGTTCTTCGGGTTCTCCAGCCCGTTCGGTGGCATGGGCGGCATGAGCGGCATGAGCGGCATGGGCGGCATGGGCACGAGGGGCGGATCGAGGTTCCCTGGCGGGATGGGCGGGATGGGCGGGATGTTCGGGGATGACATCTTCGGTTCGGCCTTTGGCGCCGGGGAGGGCGCGTCGATGAATTATCAGCAGCCTCGGAAGGCAGCACCAATTGAGAACCGGTTGCCGTGCAGCCTCGAAGACTTGTATAAAGGGACCACCAAAAAGATGAAGATTTCGAGAGAGATTGTTGATGCCAGTGG GAAAATAATGACAGTGGAAGAAATTCTGACAATCGATATAAAGCCAGGTTGGAAGAAGGGAACCAAAATCACTTTCCCAGAAAAAGGAAATGAATCTCCCAATGTTATTCCGGCAGACATTGTCTTCATTATTGATGAGAAGCCGCATGATGTTTTCACAAGGGAAGGAAATGATCTGATCGTGACACAGAAGATCTCTTTGGTTGAGGCCCTGACTGGTTATACTGTTCACTTGACTACGCTCGACGGTCGCAGCCTCACTATACCCATAAACTCCGTTATTCATCCTGGCTACGAGGAGGTGGTCTCTCGAGAGGGAATGCCGATACCAAAAGATCCCTCTAGGAAGGGAAATCTTCGTATCAAGTTCGACATAAGGTTTCCGTCGAGGTTGACATCCGAGCAGAAGGTTGGGATCAAACGACTCTTGGCTCCATGA